From the genome of Psychroserpens ponticola, one region includes:
- a CDS encoding DUF262 domain-containing protein codes for MSEKEKTIHAEIKKVSAVLNQDLQIPVYQRPYRWQPKNVAQLLEDIYGSWQQVKSAYRIGSVILYENTTDRKEGFKIIDGQQRITTLILILCQLASPEAIALSKNLKFNHSDSEKCIRTNNEFIAYWLQENVAQEKADFLNYITKFCEFVEVRVTKLSESFQMFDSQNSRGKTLEPYNLLKAYHIRAMEDEQATDADKMNSDRRWENATRFVIDPLNTKETPQDVLKQLFNEQLYRTRIWSKKQAAFGFSKNTIVEFKGHTIKYKEEMEYPFHNSNLLHSVALNYFNGLQVQVKGMKSRFNQKHLSNVNDFVSINQPILNGKSFFDYIESYVEIYKQLFIHKDDTSFLKAFKCFYEKQCHYPKSYRTGDQYLRELYKSLIILLFDKYGEEGVNKYYKVLYAVVYRLRLEKQQVKYAAVAKYPSEMEIFSIIEQSKNYFELRALNEMAQKDIVCAKVEDVIVYFFKGLKVKIKKAEKVKIDLSKFNLDS; via the coding sequence TTGAGTGAAAAAGAAAAAACAATACACGCCGAAATAAAAAAGGTAAGTGCTGTATTAAATCAAGATTTACAAATACCAGTTTATCAACGCCCTTATCGTTGGCAACCAAAAAATGTAGCGCAGCTACTAGAAGATATTTATGGTAGTTGGCAGCAAGTAAAAAGCGCTTATAGAATTGGGAGTGTTATTTTATACGAAAATACAACGGATAGAAAAGAGGGATTTAAAATTATAGACGGACAACAACGTATAACTACGTTAATCTTAATTTTATGTCAGTTAGCCTCTCCAGAAGCTATAGCTTTATCTAAAAACCTAAAGTTTAACCATAGTGATTCCGAAAAATGCATTCGTACTAATAACGAATTTATAGCCTATTGGTTACAAGAAAATGTAGCACAGGAAAAAGCAGATTTTTTAAACTATATAACAAAGTTTTGCGAATTTGTTGAGGTGCGAGTAACTAAACTTTCCGAATCTTTTCAAATGTTCGATTCGCAAAATAGTAGAGGTAAAACTTTAGAGCCTTATAATCTCTTAAAAGCCTACCATATTAGAGCAATGGAAGACGAACAAGCTACCGATGCAGATAAAATGAATAGTGACCGTAGATGGGAAAACGCCACGCGTTTTGTTATAGATCCTTTAAATACAAAAGAGACACCACAAGATGTTTTAAAGCAGTTGTTTAATGAACAATTGTATAGAACCAGAATTTGGAGTAAAAAGCAAGCCGCATTTGGTTTTAGTAAAAATACTATTGTTGAGTTTAAAGGACACACCATTAAGTATAAAGAAGAAATGGAATACCCGTTTCATAATAGTAACTTATTGCATTCGGTTGCACTAAATTATTTTAACGGTTTACAAGTTCAGGTTAAAGGAATGAAATCTCGTTTTAACCAAAAACACCTATCTAACGTTAATGATTTTGTCTCTATTAATCAGCCAATTTTAAATGGTAAGTCTTTTTTCGATTATATAGAGTCTTATGTAGAGATTTACAAGCAACTTTTTATCCATAAAGACGATACTTCTTTCTTAAAAGCATTTAAATGTTTTTATGAAAAGCAATGTCATTATCCTAAAAGTTATAGAACAGGAGATCAATATTTAAGAGAGCTTTATAAATCGCTTATCATTTTACTATTTGATAAATACGGAGAAGAAGGCGTAAACAAATATTATAAAGTATTGTATGCCGTTGTATATCGTTTACGATTAGAAAAACAGCAAGTAAAATATGCTGCGGTAGCTAAGTATCCATCAGAAATGGAAATCTTTTCTATCATAGAACAAAGTAAAAACTATTTTGAATTAAGAGCACTTAATGAAATGGCACAAAAGGATATTGTTTGTGCGAAAGTAGAAGATGTTATTGTTTATTTCTTTAAAGGATTGAAGGTTAAAATTAAAAAAGCAGAAAAAGTTAAAATAGATTTATCAAAATTTAATCTTGATAGTTAA
- a CDS encoding class I SAM-dependent DNA methyltransferase has translation MSNITTNIKGIRDIMRKDTGVDGDAQRISQMVWMLFMKIFADKEEEWEITIDDYQSPIPEHLKWQNWAADDEGLTGDALMEFIETELFPALKELDITLSPQAKIIRSVFDDTYNFMKNGTLFRQVINVINQIDFNDSKESHVFNDIYETILKDLQSAGSSGEYYTPRAVTQFMVDMINPQLGESVLDPACGTGGFLTCTIDHVRNQVKGHKERDVLQKSIRGIEKKPLPHLLCTTNLMLHGFDLPAVRRDNLLSKPYADWGAKDKLDIILSNPPFGGVEADGTETNFPKKFRTKETADLFLALIIKLLKNNGRCAIVLPDGTLFGEGMKTRLKEELLDKCNLHTIVRLPNGVFNPYTSIKTNLLFFEKGTPTKDVWYYEHQYPKGAKSYNKSKPINVKEFDVEKKWWNKRVENEYAWKVSIEDIKKRNYNLDIKNPHQEADTLESPEILLEKFRTTEQKISSIQDEIINVLTEALK, from the coding sequence ATGAGTAACATAACAACAAACATAAAAGGCATACGCGATATCATGCGTAAAGACACTGGAGTAGATGGAGATGCACAACGTATCTCGCAAATGGTATGGATGCTTTTTATGAAAATATTTGCCGATAAAGAAGAAGAATGGGAAATTACCATAGACGATTACCAATCGCCAATTCCCGAACACTTAAAATGGCAAAATTGGGCAGCTGATGATGAGGGCTTAACAGGCGATGCTTTAATGGAGTTTATAGAAACTGAACTATTTCCAGCTTTAAAAGAACTGGATATTACATTAAGTCCACAAGCTAAAATTATACGTTCTGTTTTTGATGATACGTATAACTTTATGAAAAACGGAACACTCTTCCGTCAAGTCATAAATGTGATTAACCAAATAGATTTTAACGACTCTAAAGAAAGCCACGTATTTAACGATATTTACGAAACCATATTAAAAGACCTACAATCTGCAGGTTCTTCAGGTGAGTATTACACACCAAGAGCTGTAACGCAGTTTATGGTAGATATGATTAATCCGCAATTAGGCGAAAGTGTATTAGATCCTGCTTGTGGTACAGGTGGTTTTTTAACTTGTACTATAGATCATGTTAGAAACCAAGTAAAAGGACATAAGGAAAGAGACGTATTACAAAAATCGATACGTGGTATAGAGAAAAAACCATTACCACATTTACTGTGTACCACAAATTTAATGTTACATGGTTTTGATTTGCCAGCCGTACGTAGAGATAATTTGTTAAGCAAACCCTATGCAGATTGGGGAGCCAAAGACAAGTTAGATATTATACTCTCTAATCCACCTTTTGGAGGAGTAGAAGCAGATGGTACCGAAACCAACTTCCCTAAAAAGTTTAGAACCAAAGAAACAGCCGATTTATTCTTAGCCTTGATTATTAAGCTATTAAAAAATAACGGTCGTTGTGCTATTGTATTACCAGATGGTACCTTGTTTGGCGAAGGGATGAAAACACGGCTAAAAGAAGAGTTACTAGATAAATGTAACTTACATACCATAGTGCGTTTACCAAATGGTGTTTTTAACCCATACACAAGTATTAAAACCAATTTATTATTTTTTGAAAAAGGAACACCAACTAAAGACGTTTGGTATTACGAGCACCAATACCCTAAAGGAGCCAAAAGTTATAACAAAAGTAAACCCATTAACGTTAAAGAGTTTGATGTTGAAAAAAAATGGTGGAACAAACGTGTGGAAAATGAATACGCTTGGAAAGTATCTATTGAAGATATTAAAAAGCGTAACTACAATCTTGATATTAAAAATCCACACCAAGAAGCAGATACTTTAGAAAGTCCAGAAATACTATTAGAAAAATTCAGAACTACAGAACAAAAAATTTCTAGCATACAAGACGAAATTATAAATGTATTAACCGAAGCTTTAAAGTAA
- a CDS encoding 3'-5' exonuclease: MHASKGLEAKAVFIIGLTQGAGGFPDIWMEDRIYQVIKESNHDMLLEEERRLFYVAITRAKDELFLITEKGNESSFLKEIPDDFTFKTNVPFKSVIEEITLCSECSNRLDEGFAFCPYCGDEQNLD; the protein is encoded by the coding sequence ATTCACGCTTCTAAAGGTTTAGAAGCTAAAGCTGTTTTTATAATTGGACTTACCCAAGGTGCGGGAGGATTTCCTGACATTTGGATGGAGGATAGAATTTATCAAGTGATAAAAGAATCAAATCACGATATGTTACTTGAAGAAGAAAGACGACTTTTTTACGTAGCAATTACTAGAGCGAAAGATGAACTATTCTTGATAACAGAAAAAGGAAATGAATCTAGTTTTTTAAAAGAAATTCCAGATGATTTCACTTTCAAAACAAATGTTCCTTTTAAATCAGTAATAGAAGAAATAACACTATGTTCAGAATGTAGTAACAGGTTAGATGAAGGTTTTGCCTTTTGTCCATATTGCGGAGATGAACAGAATTTAGATTAA
- a CDS encoding nucleoside/nucleotide kinase family protein produces MSYNIVLIGAMGVGKTTISKVICDDNEAYSIFDSDIEKQVLINQTKIDSNQYETLLTNNSWTKANDYARSFLNPDHLRTILEKAGTNHIINIGGDLIDWNNSKDFESCQKILEEYPNVILLSYSNDIMESYNELSERIMNRPNHDSNEVLQEQADYNFRFIKSKLFNKVARHIIEIKGKSKIDIANEIIAILIDSMPKTDEV; encoded by the coding sequence ATGAGTTATAATATAGTTTTGATTGGAGCAATGGGTGTTGGGAAAACTACTATTTCAAAAGTGATTTGTGATGATAATGAAGCGTATTCAATTTTTGATTCTGATATAGAGAAACAGGTTTTAATTAACCAAACTAAAATTGATAGCAATCAATATGAAACATTATTGACTAATAATAGTTGGACAAAAGCGAATGATTATGCTCGGTCTTTCTTAAATCCTGATCACTTAAGAACTATTTTAGAAAAAGCTGGTACTAATCACATTATTAATATTGGAGGAGATTTAATCGATTGGAATAATTCAAAAGATTTTGAGAGTTGTCAAAAGATTTTAGAAGAATATCCTAATGTTATACTGTTATCTTACTCTAATGATATTATGGAAAGTTACAATGAATTATCAGAAAGAATAATGAATCGACCAAATCATGATAGTAATGAGGTTTTACAGGAGCAAGCTGATTATAATTTTCGTTTTATTAAAAGTAAATTGTTTAATAAGGTTGCAAGGCATATCATTGAAATAAAAGGAAAATCAAAAATAGACATAGCAAATGAAATAATTGCAATACTAATTGATTCAATGCCTAAAACGGATGAGGTTTGA
- a CDS encoding helix-turn-helix domain-containing protein has protein sequence MKTQNEHWRKKSYQKVTLETKLLVVDQILNGQVSTNFASKKYDVPRTTITYWLRKYSTLVQQNNGMSKDKEIKKLKEKIEELEFQKDFQQDIIADMELITGVDMSKKSLPKTLAKEIELKKKQRIKENGSMDVLGYLNKPSTKDSKPNKNKK, from the coding sequence ATGAAAACACAAAATGAACACTGGCGAAAAAAAAGCTATCAAAAAGTAACTTTAGAAACCAAACTTTTAGTTGTTGACCAAATCTTAAACGGTCAAGTATCTACCAACTTCGCATCTAAAAAGTATGATGTTCCGAGAACTACCATTACCTATTGGTTGAGAAAATACAGTACCTTAGTACAACAAAACAATGGTATGAGTAAAGACAAGGAAATTAAAAAACTTAAGGAAAAGATTGAAGAACTAGAGTTTCAAAAAGACTTTCAGCAAGATATCATTGCTGATATGGAACTCATTACAGGAGTCGATATGTCAAAAAAGTCATTACCCAAAACATTAGCAAAAGAGATAGAGCTAAAGAAAAAACAGCGTATAAAAGAAAATGGCTCTATGGATGTTTTGGGATATCTAAACAAGCCTTCTACAAAAGACTCAAAGCCCAACAAAAACAAGAAATAG
- a CDS encoding 3'-5' exonuclease: MNYRSTEHIVGASNEVIKHNKFKVDKDVKSNKKSSSKIHIYSGKDQSENLEYVLNQVNQLKNKGYNKEDILFLYRRTKMYSPYFERFK; encoded by the coding sequence ATGAATTACCGAAGTACTGAACATATTGTCGGAGCAAGTAATGAGGTTATTAAACATAATAAATTTAAAGTAGATAAAGACGTCAAATCCAATAAAAAATCCAGTAGTAAAATACATATCTACTCAGGGAAAGATCAATCTGAAAACTTAGAATATGTTCTTAACCAAGTGAATCAATTAAAAAATAAAGGTTATAATAAAGAGGATATATTGTTTCTTTATCGAAGAACCAAAATGTATAGTCCATATTTTGAACGATTTAAATAA
- the hsdR gene encoding EcoAI/FtnUII family type I restriction enzme subunit R produces MNKKDLSERDICTKFINPAIQKAGWNMRTQVREEVSFTDGRIIVQGNLYTRGKNKRADYILYYKSNIPIAIIEAKDNKKAVGHGMQQALEYSEILQIPFVFTSNGDSFVFHDKTRTDGTLEEELTLDNFPSPETLWKKYLKHANIETPEAQEIVQKDYYADDSGMTPRYYQQNAVNRTLEAVAKEQNRIILVMATGTGKTYTAFNIIWRLWKTGVKKRILFLADRNALLTQTKNGDFSPFGNDIMHIIKNRKIDKSYQIYFALYQGLTSTDEDKNAYKEFSPDFFDLIVIDECHRGSASEASAWRDVLTYFSSATQIGLTATPKETKDVSNMEYFGEPVYTYSLKQGIDDGFLAPYKVVRITTNVDDGWRPTAGLRDKYGNEVEDRIYNLKDYDRKLAIDERTQVVAQKITEYLKATDRFAKTIVFCVDIDHANRMRQALINENADLVAKHWNYCVKITGDDEVGKQELDNFTDVEERFPVIATTSKMLTTGIDTKMVKFIVLESNIQSVTEFKQIIGRGTRIREAEGKVYFTIMDFRKATNIFARPDFDGDPVQIYEPAPNEPVVPPDVIDPTEPDIGDPSKPDVFKPTTPDITIDGEDDEVKKYYVNQIPVSIVNERVQYYGKDGKLITESLKDYSRKNITKEFASLDDFIQRWNDSEKKEELIKELAEHGVLLEALREDVGQDLDAFDLICHIAFDQPALTRQERANNVRKRNYFSKYSETAQKVLNSLLDKYEKEGIVSIEQGSVLKVQPLSQMGSPVELVRAFGKKKDFEQAIKELENEIYNIA; encoded by the coding sequence ATGAATAAAAAAGACCTCTCAGAAAGAGATATATGCACAAAGTTTATCAATCCAGCTATTCAAAAAGCAGGATGGAATATGAGAACTCAGGTAAGAGAGGAAGTCTCTTTTACAGATGGTAGAATCATTGTTCAAGGAAACCTCTATACTAGAGGGAAAAATAAACGAGCAGATTACATTCTATATTATAAGTCTAATATCCCAATTGCAATTATTGAAGCTAAGGACAATAAAAAAGCAGTTGGTCATGGTATGCAACAAGCTTTAGAATATTCCGAAATTTTACAAATTCCATTTGTGTTTACTTCTAATGGAGATTCTTTTGTCTTTCATGATAAAACAAGAACAGACGGAACTTTAGAAGAAGAGTTAACTTTAGATAATTTCCCTTCTCCTGAAACTCTATGGAAGAAGTATTTAAAGCATGCAAATATTGAAACTCCAGAAGCTCAAGAAATTGTGCAAAAGGATTATTACGCAGATGATAGCGGAATGACGCCAAGGTATTACCAACAAAACGCAGTTAATAGAACGTTAGAAGCTGTTGCTAAAGAGCAAAATAGGATTATCCTAGTTATGGCAACAGGAACTGGAAAAACCTATACTGCATTTAATATAATTTGGCGACTATGGAAAACAGGAGTGAAGAAGCGTATTTTATTTCTTGCAGATAGAAATGCTTTATTAACACAAACAAAGAATGGCGACTTTTCTCCTTTCGGAAATGATATCATGCACATTATTAAAAACCGAAAGATTGACAAATCCTATCAAATATATTTCGCATTGTATCAAGGCTTAACAAGTACAGACGAGGATAAAAATGCGTACAAAGAATTTAGTCCAGATTTTTTCGATTTAATAGTTATTGACGAGTGCCATAGAGGAAGTGCTTCAGAAGCTTCAGCATGGCGAGATGTGTTAACATATTTTAGTTCAGCTACACAAATTGGATTGACAGCAACGCCAAAGGAAACTAAAGATGTTTCTAATATGGAATATTTTGGAGAGCCTGTTTATACATATTCATTAAAACAAGGAATTGATGATGGCTTTTTAGCGCCTTATAAAGTCGTAAGAATCACAACAAATGTAGATGATGGCTGGAGACCAACTGCTGGCTTGAGAGACAAGTATGGTAATGAGGTGGAAGATCGTATCTATAACCTTAAAGATTACGATAGAAAATTAGCAATAGATGAACGAACACAAGTTGTAGCACAAAAAATTACTGAATACTTAAAAGCAACAGATCGCTTCGCCAAAACTATTGTATTCTGTGTAGATATTGACCATGCTAACAGAATGCGACAAGCTTTAATAAATGAAAACGCTGATCTAGTTGCTAAACATTGGAACTATTGTGTTAAGATAACTGGTGATGATGAAGTTGGAAAACAGGAGTTAGATAACTTTACAGATGTTGAAGAACGTTTTCCAGTAATTGCTACAACGTCTAAAATGCTAACAACAGGTATCGATACTAAAATGGTAAAGTTTATTGTTTTAGAATCCAACATTCAATCGGTTACAGAATTTAAGCAAATTATAGGTAGAGGAACTCGCATTAGAGAGGCTGAAGGTAAAGTCTATTTTACTATAATGGATTTCAGAAAAGCTACTAACATATTCGCTAGACCAGATTTTGATGGAGATCCCGTTCAAATCTATGAGCCTGCTCCCAACGAACCAGTAGTTCCGCCAGATGTTATTGACCCAACAGAACCAGATATTGGAGATCCAAGTAAGCCTGATGTTTTTAAGCCAACAACTCCAGACATAACTATTGATGGAGAAGACGACGAAGTAAAAAAATACTACGTCAATCAAATACCTGTTTCCATAGTTAATGAACGCGTACAGTATTACGGAAAAGACGGTAAGTTAATAACAGAATCTTTAAAAGATTATTCTAGAAAAAATATAACAAAAGAGTTTGCTTCTTTAGACGATTTTATCCAACGATGGAACGACTCAGAAAAGAAAGAAGAGCTCATAAAAGAACTAGCCGAACATGGTGTGTTGTTAGAAGCTCTTCGTGAAGATGTTGGTCAAGATTTAGATGCATTCGATTTAATCTGCCACATTGCTTTTGATCAACCTGCTTTAACACGACAAGAACGTGCAAACAATGTTCGTAAGCGCAATTACTTTTCTAAGTATAGTGAAACAGCACAAAAGGTTTTAAATAGTTTATTAGATAAATACGAAAAAGAAGGCATTGTGTCTATAGAACAAGGTTCTGTACTCAAAGTACAACCTTTAAGCCAAATGGGTTCTCCAGTTGAATTGGTAAGAGCATTTGGTAAAAAGAAAGATTTTGAACAAGCGATTAAAGAATTAGAAAACGAAATATACAATATAGCTTAA
- a CDS encoding restriction endonuclease subunit S produces the protein MQLLQHFKELTIRPKNAEELKGLILQLAIQGKLTADWRAKNKGFEPASELLKQVSLEKENLVKQKKFKKDKALPKISKEEIPFGIAKTWVWTRLGEIGTTNVGLTYKPAHKNEIGVPVLRSSNIQEGELCLQDLVRVNTDYREKDIIEEGDLLICARNGSRRLVGKCTIIGQIDEIMVFGAFMAIFRSKFNPYLQLFIQSPQYRSKLDGVETTTINQITQGNLKATAVPLPPVEEQKEIVKVVETLFKEVEQLEQLTVARIGLKEDFVTSALNQLTTINAKQEWTFLQDHFKSFFNETTNIKKLREAVLQLAVQGKLTVDWRANNPDTEDASQLLKRIQKEKTQLIKDKKIKKEKALPPITKDEIPYDLPVGWVWCRMQEIGLFERGKSKHRPRNDFRLFSDGKYPLVQTGDVSSAKKNGGIINTHKSLYNNFGLAQSRMWDKGTLCITIAANIAETGILGFNACFPDSVVGFTEIIDNGNSLASYVEYFITIMKSDLEKFAPSTAQKNINLGILYQLKFPLPPLEEQKAIVKKVNALMGLCDRLEQEVQQSQAHSEMMMQSVLREVFEKESKTVAV, from the coding sequence ATGCAACTACTACAACACTTTAAAGAATTAACCATTCGTCCTAAAAATGCCGAAGAATTAAAAGGATTGATTTTACAATTGGCAATTCAAGGTAAATTGACTGCAGATTGGAGAGCAAAAAATAAAGGTTTTGAACCTGCTTCAGAATTATTAAAACAAGTATCATTAGAAAAAGAAAACCTTGTTAAACAGAAGAAGTTTAAAAAAGATAAAGCTTTACCAAAGATTTCAAAAGAAGAAATACCTTTTGGAATCGCTAAAACTTGGGTTTGGACAAGACTTGGAGAAATCGGTACAACAAATGTAGGGTTGACTTATAAACCTGCGCATAAAAATGAAATTGGAGTTCCTGTATTAAGGTCTTCAAATATTCAAGAAGGAGAATTGTGTTTACAAGATTTGGTAAGAGTTAATACTGATTACAGAGAAAAAGATATTATAGAAGAAGGTGATTTACTTATTTGTGCTAGAAACGGAAGTAGGAGACTTGTTGGAAAATGTACAATAATTGGACAGATTGATGAGATTATGGTTTTCGGTGCGTTTATGGCAATTTTCAGGTCTAAATTCAATCCTTACTTGCAATTATTTATACAATCGCCTCAATATAGGTCAAAGTTAGATGGAGTTGAAACCACGACAATAAATCAAATAACACAAGGGAATTTAAAAGCTACAGCCGTTCCACTTCCACCAGTAGAAGAACAAAAAGAAATCGTAAAAGTAGTAGAAACCCTTTTTAAAGAAGTAGAGCAATTAGAGCAATTAACGGTAGCTCGTATTGGGTTAAAAGAAGATTTTGTTACGTCTGCATTAAACCAACTCACTACCATTAATGCTAAACAAGAATGGACTTTTTTACAAGACCATTTTAAAAGTTTCTTTAATGAAACAACCAACATTAAAAAATTACGAGAAGCGGTTTTACAATTAGCAGTACAAGGTAAATTGACAGTAGATTGGCGAGCAAATAATCCAGATACAGAAGATGCTAGCCAACTATTAAAGCGCATACAAAAAGAGAAAACGCAACTGATAAAAGACAAAAAAATAAAAAAGGAAAAAGCCTTGCCACCAATTACCAAAGATGAAATTCCTTATGATTTACCTGTTGGTTGGGTTTGGTGCAGGATGCAAGAAATAGGATTATTTGAAAGAGGTAAATCAAAACATCGTCCAAGAAATGATTTCAGATTATTTAGTGATGGTAAATATCCACTCGTCCAAACAGGTGACGTTTCTAGTGCAAAAAAAAATGGAGGCATTATTAATACTCATAAATCCCTTTATAATAATTTTGGTTTAGCTCAAAGTCGAATGTGGGACAAAGGAACTTTATGTATTACAATAGCTGCAAATATTGCTGAAACTGGTATACTAGGTTTTAACGCTTGTTTTCCAGATAGTGTTGTTGGGTTTACAGAAATAATAGATAATGGAAATTCTTTAGCTAGTTATGTTGAGTATTTTATAACAATTATGAAATCGGATTTAGAAAAGTTCGCGCCTTCAACTGCTCAAAAGAATATAAACTTAGGAATTTTATATCAACTTAAATTTCCACTTCCACCACTAGAAGAACAAAAGGCCATTGTAAAGAAAGTAAATGCTTTAATGGGTTTATGTGATAGGTTGGAGCAAGAAGTACAACAAAGCCAAGCACATAGTGAGATGATGATGCAGAGTGTTTTGAGGGAGGTTTTTGAGAAGGAAAGTAAAACGGTTGCGGTATGA
- the rnhA gene encoding ribonuclease HI, whose protein sequence is MKEWTEIPDIELFSDGGASPNPGKGGFGVILSYKGRRKEFFKGYELTTNNRMELMGVIFGLEQLKTKSNVQVFTDSKYVINGITKGWAEKWNKNGWQRKKNVPAINSDLWNRLLNVISEHNVEFNWIKGHSGHLENERCDTLANNGINSKELIEDIGYEPQEVDSEQTSYSNRTYTEKSKVKIENVGDECRKCGESVIKKKPKKRKIKANQSYYYEYYLFCPSCKTMYMTEDAKREIINEKKLFE, encoded by the coding sequence ATGAAAGAATGGACAGAAATTCCAGATATTGAACTCTTTTCAGATGGAGGAGCTTCACCAAATCCAGGTAAAGGTGGTTTTGGAGTTATATTGTCGTACAAAGGAAGAAGAAAAGAGTTTTTTAAAGGTTATGAATTAACTACAAATAACCGAATGGAATTAATGGGAGTAATTTTTGGTCTTGAACAACTAAAAACTAAATCTAATGTTCAGGTTTTTACCGATTCAAAATATGTGATTAACGGAATTACAAAGGGCTGGGCTGAAAAATGGAATAAAAATGGTTGGCAAAGAAAAAAGAATGTACCAGCAATTAATAGTGATTTATGGAATAGATTATTAAATGTGATATCTGAACATAATGTTGAATTTAATTGGATTAAAGGTCATTCTGGACATCTAGAAAATGAAAGGTGTGATACTCTTGCAAATAATGGAATAAACTCAAAAGAACTCATTGAGGACATTGGATATGAACCACAAGAAGTTGATAGTGAACAAACTTCTTATTCTAATAGGACATATACCGAAAAAAGTAAGGTTAAAATAGAAAACGTAGGGGACGAATGCAGAAAATGTGGTGAATCTGTAATAAAAAAGAAACCAAAAAAAAGAAAAATTAAAGCAAACCAATCATATTATTATGAATACTATTTATTTTGTCCATCTTGTAAAACAATGTATATGACAGAAGACGCAAAAAGAGAAATCATTAATGAAAAAAAATTATTTGAATAA
- a CDS encoding IS3 family transposase, with amino-acid sequence MSKQAFYKRLKAQQKQEIDHQKLIKMVKDYRKKVGSKTGGIKLHTELKQDFINDDIKIGRDKFYRFLRYYNLLVPKRKNYITTTNSNHMYRKYKNIVKDHVPTRPEQLWVSDITYIKTQDGHNYLAIVTDAYSKQIMGYKIDNHMRTSLCTDALAMAIKNRKYPSHKLIHHSDRGFQYCNPKYTEFAENNGITLSMTEQYDPYENAIAERINRTLKYEYGLKQTIKNTDLAQKMTEQAVYIYNNLRTHFSLDLRKPAEVHLNPNIKYKSYRKNNVNLPELTI; translated from the coding sequence ATATCTAAACAAGCCTTCTACAAAAGACTCAAAGCCCAACAAAAACAAGAAATAGACCATCAAAAACTTATTAAAATGGTTAAAGACTACCGTAAAAAAGTAGGCTCCAAAACTGGTGGAATAAAACTACATACTGAACTTAAACAAGACTTTATTAACGATGATATTAAAATTGGTAGAGACAAATTCTATCGCTTTTTAAGGTATTATAATTTACTGGTTCCTAAACGCAAAAACTACATCACAACCACAAACTCTAATCACATGTACAGAAAATACAAAAATATCGTAAAAGACCACGTTCCTACTCGACCAGAACAACTATGGGTAAGTGATATAACATACATTAAAACCCAAGACGGTCATAATTATTTAGCAATCGTAACTGATGCGTATTCTAAGCAAATTATGGGCTACAAAATAGATAATCATATGAGAACATCACTTTGCACAGATGCCCTCGCTATGGCTATTAAAAATAGAAAGTATCCCAGTCATAAACTTATTCATCATTCTGACAGAGGGTTTCAATACTGTAACCCAAAATACACCGAGTTTGCTGAAAACAATGGAATTACCTTGAGTATGACCGAGCAATACGACCCTTATGAAAATGCTATTGCCGAACGCATTAATAGAACTCTTAAATATGAATACGGATTAAAACAAACCATTAAAAACACTGACCTAGCTCAAAAAATGACCGAGCAAGCTGTATATATTTATAACAATCTGAGAACGCATTTTAGCCTGGATCTAAGAAAACCTGCCGAAGTCCATTTAAATCCAAACATCAAATACAAATCCTATCGAAAAAATAATGTAAATTTACCTGAACTAACGATTTAA